TACATATCACTGCCAAAATCTCTTTATCCAATAGCCAAGATTCTACTTATCATTAATTTATTATTGTGTTTGGACATACATTTATCAAAAATTAACTTAGAGCCAACCATTTCATTGTTATTCACGTATTCTCTCAAAATATATATTCCCAAGCAGAATATTTGTGGGTGGCTATTGCCAAATTTCAAGGACAAAATAAAGTACAATACATGTACAAACAATGAAAATGAGCATGATAAGAAATAGTGAATAAAACAAAGTGACGAAGGATGAAATACAAACTGTTGGGGGAGATATTTTTTTGCCACGACGCCATACGACATTTCCGATTGAGCAGGTTTGGATAATATTTGCCATCTGACAATAGCCTGCAGTGTACATGCGCCGGCAGTGCCAATCTTTCCCAAGGGCTTAACAACAAGGGATGACGAGCAGCTTTTTCCCTAatgaatcaaaaacaaaaagtttacttaaattataaaaaaataggtaaattataaaaaaaataggtattatgattttttttctaaaaacttaaAACTCAACTTTAAATAATTATCCAACCCACAGAAATGAGTATATTCCTTTTTCACAAGGATTTTATTCTGTGGATTGAGTAGATGAGAGAATAATCTGTTGAGCTGTTCCCCGCTGTATCTGCTGAAATGTTCCTCATTCTCATGTGGGCTATGAAttgtgacatacaaaagcttgaCTTTTCCTTTCACGACAAATATTTGAGTAGCTTTGATGTCGCAGCCGTCACAATGTTTGACGTTGTTTTTGCACAAGACAACAAAACTTGCCAACAAACCCCTATACAAATTAAAGCAACTAAAATGTCAAACTAAAATGTGGAGACATAATGATGTACACAatcaacaagaaagaaaagggcagatcttcaaagaaaagaaggagCAGAGTTTTAAATGATGAACATTACCTTACTTTATCGGCCAAAGACGGCTTCAAATACCCACTTTCATTGTACGGGTCGCCTTCATTTTTGAAGGATTGGTCCAAGGAAGAATCAATCCTATCAGTCACAAAAAGATATCTGTTTTCTGTTCTATGTGACAAGAGGCCATAAATTGACAAAACAGAGTCGCTCCCGACCAGTCGCTCCATATTCGAAGATATGGGAAGCAACTCTGTACTTTTAACTGGTACAAATGAACAGTTTTTGTCCGGCAAACCTGGCCTTCGTAACACACCATTGCTATATCCTTCACTTGGGTTTCTACCTTCCACATTGACTTTGGTTAATGTGCAACTATAATCATTAATTTTCCAATCGTCCATTTGATCCCGGATGATGGATTAGGGTTTGGTGGTGATTTGGGTTTGTGAAATCTGTAGAACCAAGAGGGGGTGATGAGCTGGGTGATGAGGCTTGAATTTGAAGTCTAAAATTAGCGCCAAAGGAACGGCGGCAGCAGGGATGATGTTTTCTGAGAACACTGATCCGCACAGTTCACAGAGAGTTTTCTGAATAGTGTACGGTCCAACAAAAATCCCCGTCCAGCGAACAAAACCTAGCTCCTCACTGGTATGTTTTTGCTAGGCCCTCATTTAGCCTGCTAGCAACGGACTCAAGCCCAGTGACGCTGCCTATCTGCACTTTGAGTTGAGAAAACAGTGACGTATGCGGTTGAAGCTATGCTATTAAAATAGAATataaatattgaaattgatacGATCAAAATCTCCTAATCTCAAAATAATAAAGTGAAGAAGTCATAGTTGAAGGCTTGAAGCTTTCAATACTATCAGcaaccaaaatctcaaataatctACTAACAAGTCATCTTTTGGTAACTTTGCTTTAACCAtgaataaaaacataaaaaagggagaaaaggggCCATGTACTGCTAGTTGTCCTGCTATTTCTAACCCCAATGCAACAGTAAAACTTTAGACTCGTGCAAAACCCAAAGTAAGCAATTgccaaaacaaaaatgaaatcaAGCGGAAATGATTGCTTAGATAAGCGTCTGCTTAGCTGGATAAAGGAAGAGAATTTACCAAACCAAAAAATTAGCAGGAAAATTAACATAAAGGAAGTCAACCAACCAAACAAAGAGAAGAAGACACCCACTAATACATCAGTAGGAAGAATGACAAAAgcataagaaaaaagaaaaaatacgaagaaaaaaagaatgaagcaTTATACCTGATTGTAGAAAGAACAAAACTCtcaactcaaaatacaaaagagtAAGAAAGTATCaggttaaaaaaaacaaaaaccaatAGCATTCAAGAAATATAGAGAACAAGCCATCCACTGAAACCCTTAAGAGTTGAAAAGGCAAATAATAAATTACCTTCAAACCAGATTCGAGTAGAAAGAGCTCTTGAGAAGGGAAACCAAGAAAAAACCAAATCTTCCTACAATTTCCTACAAATTAGACATGGGACATGGGTCAGTGACACAAATAAGTagaaaaattggaagaaaaaaaaaagaaacatggAAAGTTCAGAGAAGAAGACAAAATATTAATCAAGTAGTctattttgtcattcatttccacCAAGAGGAACCAAGGCAGAGAAGCAAGAGGGGGGAAAAGGTTCAAACTAGTATGTAGCTCTTTCAGCAATCCTGTCCAGCAGAGCTCTTCCTTTTGTATGAGGCCTTCCTAAAATGTATAAATTAGTTATCCCCTAGAATTTGTGCCTATTATCATAATATGTACTTATAAAAAATTGTCTAAAAGTTTGAAGTTGTTCAAGGAAACCTGAGAACTCTCTTTCCTATTGCTAACTGTCATCTATTGGTGCGTTGATGTGAGTGACTACCAAGTGCTACTGGGAGGAAGAGATTATAGTTATGTTTAAAATCTTATAATATATCGAGATAATAAGGTTTAGACTGAAGATCACAaagattttttaataaattaaaattaactgAATTATTATCCAAACTCATATGAGAACGAATAATATCAGAAGAGTTCTGTGAATTTCTCATTCCACTAAAATTTCCAGAACACTCATAGTACTTTGTTTGTAAAGCATTCCCGTGCAACTTCTTTAGTTTCCACCTCAAAATAGCAGCTTTTCTATACCGTCTTTATTAGAAGTTTGAACGCAGAAGAGCTCTAAAAGACCAGCAGAATGTCAGTTTCAAGAAGGTATCAAGGCAGACTTAAATACACCAAGTTCTTGAGGAAAGATTGATAAAACATAAGCTAAATCAGTGTTTTGCAGGTCGGAAAAAATGCTTTCATTTTACCATCACTGGcacaaagttgctgttttgctgTTGCATGCTGCAAATGAGAGTACCCAGCATGAAATGTGATAAATGAAGAACTGAATGAGTAAGTATAATTCTGTAGAGTTGTGTAGACTTTGATACTTCCTTATGTTGTAGACCAAAATATTACTTTTTCTGCAATTGGTAGCAAAGTAGTTGCCTCTAATTTCATTGCACACAGGAATATTTTCAAGGGATTTGGCTATTTGTGAAGAGACGATTTGTACTGAAGCAATGATTCTCATGAGATGGAGCATCATTACTTACTCCAGTAGACTCTGTAGCAGAATAAAGTTTCCTTCTTTTCAGATTTCCATAAGCTAAAGTGGCACTTCAGAAATCATCATAGCACTAGAATAGTTCTCAAAATCATAAAAGGACCATCTCCCAATAACTTGTTTATCCCTAAAAGCCAAGGGCCATCAATAATTAATCACACCTCTCACTCTTTTCTTTAGAGTCCTTTCTCCTTTTTATATTATACATACAAGTTGGAATACAAACTTCCCGTAGGAACTAACAAATTATCTAAAAATAACTCCCAAAGAGACAAAATGATAACAAAGCGTCAAGCAGCCACTGAGCACagaacaaaaagagaaaaacagaaTGCCTTCTCCTTTGGTCTTGCgtcaaaatgcaaggaaagaaaagtcaCCAAGTCAGTCCACATTCCATTAAATTGTCCAAAATGAAATCTGCAGATATATGCAAATGTAATTTCATGCTTAGCTTATCTTTAGAAGCAAATTATCAAACACGGCAAACAAAGAGTTAGAGAAATGATCATGCATCTTGAGAAGGGAGctttctatacattttttttttgctgatttTTCTAAACTGGAAAACCACAACAGAAACATAAAAACACATGCATTCTGGCTAAATGATCGCTTTGGAAccagaaaaggggaaaaaaaaagaagcaaaagcgTATAGTAAATTCTCAAAAATAGATGTAGGCAGAAGAAGAGGCGAATGAGCCGCACATAAAATATTTTGTTTCCTCACATAGAATCAAACCATCAAACACAGAGCAAACAATGACGGGGTAAAATGATTAGATACCCTAAAGTGGGGatacttgcttttatttttttaaaacttttttccTGACGAAACTAAACCTGTAAAACCATACAAaccaacaaaaagaaagaaatgcatTCCTCTTACTAATATAATATAGAAGATGATTCTAATAACGATGAGAAAAAAATACAGTAATAACTGATAGATAAACACTCACCGACAGACAGAGCAAGAAGAAAATAATCTCCCTCtctgttttttcccttttttcgtttttttggGCTAATTACTCAGAATATTGGCCTAGAGCTGGCCtaatgaacaacctcaaagaaCACAAGCCCACCGACTACTCTTTCAGGCCGCCAAGAAAA
The Coffea arabica cultivar ET-39 chromosome 6c, Coffea Arabica ET-39 HiFi, whole genome shotgun sequence genome window above contains:
- the LOC113692080 gene encoding uncharacterized protein, coding for MDDWKINDYSCTLTKVNVEGRNPSEGYSNGVLRRPGLPDKNCSFVPVKSTELLPISSNMERLVGSDSVLSIYGLLSHRTENRYLFVTDRIDSSLDQSFKNEGDPYNESGYLKPSLADKVRGLLASFVVLCKNNVKHCDGCDIKATQIFVVKGKVKLLYVTIHSPHENEEHFSRYSGEQLNRLFSHLLNPQNKILVKKEYTHFCGLDNYLKEKAARHPLLLSPWERLALPAHVHCRLLSDGKYYPNLLNRKCRMASWQKNISPNSITGVILAHRSYGHTAHDCLDFLRNFVEHVFERGTLDKYCDAIGDKNATLPSLVEMNQLLASQIGEDYLLNIFKNIDSRHWK